Proteins from one Ornithobacterium rhinotracheale genomic window:
- the udk gene encoding uridine kinase, whose translation MLVIGIAGGTGCGKTTVVNNILNKLSSEEVIVISQDNYYKDSSHLPFSEREKINFDHPRAIDFDLLVSHIKALKNGEIIEQPVYSFLTHSRTEEVIITHPKLVIIVEGILVLTNPELRDLFDVKIFVHADSDERLVRRIRRDIQERGRDLEEVLTRYQKTLKPMHEQFIEPSKNYADIIIPNEKKQNTVAIDVLSTLILNKLNAQ comes from the coding sequence ATGCTTGTTATAGGAATTGCAGGTGGTACAGGTTGCGGAAAAACCACCGTGGTAAACAATATTTTAAACAAATTATCGTCGGAAGAAGTTATTGTAATTTCACAAGACAACTATTACAAAGACAGCAGTCATTTACCTTTTTCTGAACGAGAAAAAATTAATTTCGACCACCCACGAGCCATTGATTTTGATTTGCTGGTGAGCCACATCAAGGCACTCAAAAACGGAGAAATCATCGAGCAGCCTGTGTACTCATTCCTCACACACTCTCGCACCGAGGAGGTGATAATCACACACCCAAAATTGGTGATTATTGTAGAAGGAATCCTTGTGCTCACTAATCCAGAACTTAGAGATTTATTTGATGTAAAAATATTTGTCCATGCAGACTCAGATGAGCGTCTTGTGCGCAGAATCCGTCGTGATATCCAAGAGCGTGGGCGAGATCTAGAAGAGGTTTTGACTCGTTATCAAAAAACGCTAAAACCTATGCATGAGCAGTTTATAGAACCATCTAAAAACTACGCAGATATCATAATTCCAAACGAGAAAAAACAAAATACCGTGGCAATTGATGTGCTTTCTACTTTGATTTTGAACAAACTAAATGCACAATAA
- a CDS encoding FtsB family cell division protein has protein sequence MEKDNSSPNKNIGILDFLSKYKYVIVTVAFSVWMLFFDQNSFLMHKELSSEISKLNEDVEYYQKELDAQNEELKQLEHDKNSYEKIAREKYFMKKSNEDIFIIELKDSIQPKEN, from the coding sequence ATGGAAAAAGATAATTCTTCGCCTAATAAAAACATTGGGATTCTAGATTTTTTATCCAAATATAAATATGTAATCGTAACGGTGGCGTTCAGCGTGTGGATGTTATTTTTTGACCAAAACTCGTTTTTGATGCACAAAGAACTCAGCAGCGAAATCAGCAAATTGAACGAAGATGTTGAATACTACCAAAAAGAATTAGACGCTCAAAACGAAGAACTTAAACAGCTGGAACACGACAAAAATTCGTACGAGAAAATTGCTCGTGAAAAATATTTCATGAAGAAAAGCAACGAAGACATCTTTATCATTGAACTAAAAGACAGCATTCAGCCCAAAGAAAATTAG
- a CDS encoding uracil-xanthine permease family protein — MKNISVKTLLLGIQFMFVAFGATILVPILVTTGVESELAAKGITEFPDTYKSFTPAVALFTAGIATLIFHLITKGKVPVFLGSSFSFIAPIPIAVVAYGYEGALSGLASVGILYLIFGFLVKQFGIGFIQKIFPSVVVGPVIMVIGLSLAPVAIQNASNNWLIALVTLITAIVTVMYGRGMLKLIPIFTALVVGYVVSYFAGIVEVENIQNAKWFSAPTLVFPSFSWRAVLYIAPVAIAPIVEHIGNIYAIGKVAHKDFIKDPGLHRTMIGDGVGSFVASCLGGPPNTTYAEVTGAIQLTKVTDPMVLRISAITAIVVSFIGVLTALLTSIPTPVLGGIMILLFGMIASIGINTLIHDKVDFNNTKNQIIASVILVVGIGGADINFGAFQMSGIGLCSLVGVILNLILPENFSLKK, encoded by the coding sequence ATGAAAAACATATCTGTCAAAACATTATTATTAGGAATTCAATTTATGTTTGTGGCGTTTGGAGCCACGATTTTGGTGCCGATTTTAGTTACCACGGGCGTGGAATCTGAATTGGCAGCCAAAGGCATCACAGAGTTTCCCGATACATACAAAAGTTTTACGCCTGCCGTGGCTTTGTTCACAGCCGGAATTGCGACTTTAATCTTTCATTTAATTACGAAAGGCAAAGTGCCCGTATTTTTAGGGAGTAGTTTCTCGTTTATCGCGCCCATTCCGATTGCGGTGGTGGCGTATGGCTACGAGGGCGCATTGAGCGGTTTGGCTTCTGTCGGGATTTTGTATTTAATCTTTGGTTTTTTGGTTAAGCAATTTGGGATTGGATTTATACAGAAAATATTTCCTTCGGTGGTTGTAGGTCCTGTGATTATGGTAATTGGGTTGTCTTTGGCTCCCGTTGCTATTCAAAATGCGTCCAACAACTGGCTGATTGCTTTAGTTACGCTGATTACAGCGATTGTTACTGTGATGTATGGTCGAGGTATGCTTAAATTAATCCCGATTTTCACCGCCTTGGTGGTAGGCTATGTCGTGTCTTATTTTGCAGGAATTGTAGAAGTAGAAAATATTCAAAATGCTAAATGGTTCAGTGCGCCGACATTGGTGTTCCCATCGTTTAGTTGGAGAGCGGTGTTGTACATTGCACCTGTGGCGATTGCACCGATCGTGGAGCACATTGGGAATATTTATGCCATTGGGAAAGTAGCGCACAAAGATTTTATCAAAGATCCAGGTTTGCACCGAACCATGATAGGCGATGGTGTCGGGAGTTTTGTGGCATCGTGCTTGGGTGGCCCACCGAATACGACTTATGCCGAGGTGACGGGAGCGATTCAGCTTACGAAAGTTACCGACCCTATGGTGTTGAGGATTTCGGCAATTACGGCGATCGTGGTATCGTTCATAGGCGTGCTTACGGCACTTTTGACTTCTATTCCCACACCAGTTTTAGGTGGAATTATGATTCTCCTTTTTGGAATGATAGCCTCCATAGGAATCAATACTTTGATTCATGATAAAGTGGATTTCAATAATACCAAAAATCAAATTATAGCTTCTGTGATTCTTGTTGTAGGAATCGGTGGAGCAGACATCAACTTTGGAGCGTTTCAGATGTCGGGCATTGGGCTGTGTAGTTTGGTCGGTGTGATTTTGAATTTAATTTTACCTGAAAATTTTAGTTTGAAAAAATAG
- the menA gene encoding 1,4-dihydroxy-2-naphthoate octaprenyltransferase, producing the protein MKIWIHAARLRTLPLSLSGIILGGFIAQFYHSFDILLFALACFTTLFLQILSNYANDYGDGVKGTDEIRTGEMRAVAAGKISARAMKNGVILMALLSLISALLLLFLAYYPAHLGLLFFYIFLGLLCIWAAIQYTVGKKAYGYRGLGDIFVFLCFGLISVIGTTMLFTKSFIPTLLLPASAIGLLSTAVLNLNNMRDLPQDKEKGKITIPVKIGMAKAKKYHSVLLFLPFILMDIYFIINDVSLPGYFFNALLPFAQKMNIRVTENVIPAELDGELKKTALLTLAFAIFCGLGLVFN; encoded by the coding sequence ATGAAAATATGGATACATGCCGCAAGGCTCAGAACCCTCCCGCTCTCGCTGAGTGGAATCATTTTAGGCGGATTTATTGCTCAGTTTTATCATTCGTTTGATATTTTACTTTTTGCCTTGGCATGTTTCACCACTTTGTTTTTGCAAATTCTGTCTAATTACGCCAACGATTATGGCGACGGCGTAAAAGGCACCGACGAAATAAGAACGGGCGAAATGCGTGCCGTAGCCGCTGGAAAAATCTCTGCACGCGCCATGAAAAATGGCGTAATCCTCATGGCATTGCTCTCGCTAATTTCAGCCTTGTTATTACTATTTCTGGCGTACTATCCTGCACATTTAGGATTATTATTTTTCTATATTTTCTTGGGATTGCTCTGCATCTGGGCGGCCATACAATACACCGTGGGCAAAAAGGCATACGGCTACCGTGGCTTAGGCGACATCTTTGTATTTTTATGTTTTGGGCTCATTTCTGTAATTGGGACAACAATGCTTTTCACCAAAAGTTTTATCCCGACTTTGCTCCTGCCCGCCTCGGCGATTGGGCTTTTGAGCACCGCGGTGCTCAACCTCAACAATATGAGAGACTTGCCTCAAGACAAAGAGAAAGGCAAAATCACAATTCCTGTAAAAATTGGAATGGCTAAGGCTAAAAAATATCACAGCGTTTTGCTCTTTTTACCTTTTATATTAATGGACATTTATTTCATCATCAACGATGTTTCTTTGCCAGGATACTTCTTTAATGCACTACTTCCTTTTGCGCAAAAAATGAACATCCGCGTGACGGAAAATGTGATTCCTGCCGAATTAGATGGCGAGCTTAAAAAAACAGCACTGCTCACTTTGGCTTTTGCCATCTTTTGTGGTCTTGGTTTGGTTTTTAACTAA
- a CDS encoding DUF5020 family protein: MKKKVLLLFLVILGIKSQAQELQLHYDFGKDRDYLTGTFEIFKPDRLGSTFMFTDIDFNRPDGASLVYFEIARKFNIKNKTIDGLNFHIEYNDGFLISDGESPVGIPIKPSALTGIGFPVKIGNFTLHTSYLYKWIKDSNGLDGQFTAVWFQNFAQNKITFRGFLDVWSSPLTPDKDLKYAIFITEPQLLYNLNEHFSVGTEIEISKNFVPSRDFQVNPTLMVRWVL, from the coding sequence ATGAAGAAAAAAGTTTTATTACTATTCTTGGTTATTTTAGGGATTAAAAGCCAAGCGCAGGAATTGCAGCTGCACTACGACTTTGGGAAAGACCGTGATTATCTCACGGGAACTTTCGAAATCTTTAAACCCGATCGTCTAGGGAGTACATTTATGTTTACCGATATAGACTTTAATCGACCCGACGGCGCATCGCTCGTCTATTTTGAGATTGCACGAAAATTTAATATTAAAAATAAAACCATTGATGGACTCAATTTTCATATAGAGTACAACGATGGTTTTTTAATTTCTGATGGAGAGAGTCCAGTGGGCATTCCGATAAAGCCCTCGGCACTCACAGGGATTGGTTTTCCTGTAAAAATCGGAAATTTCACACTTCACACTTCCTATTTGTATAAATGGATTAAGGATTCCAACGGGCTAGATGGGCAATTTACAGCCGTGTGGTTTCAGAATTTTGCCCAAAACAAAATCACTTTTCGAGGTTTTCTAGATGTGTGGAGCTCACCGCTTACACCAGATAAAGACTTAAAATATGCTATTTTCATTACCGAACCGCAATTGCTATACAACCTAAACGAGCATTTTTCGGTGGGAACAGAAATCGAAATTAGTAAGAATTTTGTGCCAAGTAGAGATTTTCAAGTTAATCCAACTTTGATGGTACGCTGGGTGCTTTAA
- a CDS encoding NCS2 family permease gives MLANFFKLKERNTNVKQEFMGGLVTFLTMAYIIFVNPNVLSETGMDKGALISVTCIAGVIGTLVVGFWANVPFAMAPGMGLNAMFTYTLVLTQGATWQQALGVVFLSGVVFIIISVLGLRHKIIDAIPEPLRIAIGSGIGLFIAFIGFKNMGLIVANPATLIGLGGFTPGLVIGLIGFLATILLEIYKVKGSILIGILLSTFLGFMFDPAVGLPDQVVSLPPSIMPVLGKLDVLSILKISFIIPIFSFLFVNLFDSIGTAIACSMEAGLVKEDGKMPHIKKVLEADAFTTMLSGILGTSSTVTYIESAAGIANGARTGLSSVFTALFFLFAMFFAPIIGIVPAYATAPALILVGIYMVKHLVRIDFSQLYLAVPVFLTLILMPLTYSISSGIAFGFGSYLILCVGTGRFREIHPIMWFIGLLSIFEIVVSLLR, from the coding sequence ATGTTAGCCAATTTTTTTAAATTAAAAGAAAGAAACACAAATGTAAAGCAGGAGTTTATGGGGGGCTTGGTCACTTTTTTGACGATGGCCTACATCATCTTCGTCAACCCAAATGTGCTTTCTGAAACGGGCATGGACAAAGGCGCTTTGATTTCGGTTACTTGTATCGCGGGCGTGATTGGTACACTAGTGGTCGGTTTCTGGGCAAATGTTCCTTTTGCTATGGCACCAGGAATGGGGCTCAATGCCATGTTTACCTATACACTGGTTTTAACACAAGGCGCCACTTGGCAGCAAGCACTTGGAGTGGTCTTCCTTTCTGGGGTAGTGTTTATCATTATTTCGGTGTTGGGTTTGCGACATAAAATCATCGATGCCATACCCGAACCTTTGCGCATTGCCATTGGCTCTGGAATTGGGCTTTTCATTGCATTTATTGGGTTTAAAAACATGGGGCTTATCGTGGCTAATCCTGCGACGCTCATCGGCTTAGGCGGATTTACACCTGGGCTTGTCATTGGGCTTATCGGATTTTTAGCGACCATTTTATTAGAAATCTATAAGGTTAAAGGTTCGATTCTGATTGGGATTTTATTATCCACTTTTTTAGGATTTATGTTTGATCCTGCCGTAGGCTTACCCGACCAAGTGGTGAGCTTGCCACCAAGCATAATGCCCGTTTTAGGCAAATTAGATGTGCTTTCAATTTTAAAAATAAGTTTTATTATTCCGATTTTCTCTTTCTTGTTTGTGAATTTGTTTGATTCAATCGGGACAGCCATCGCTTGTTCTATGGAAGCAGGTTTAGTCAAAGAAGACGGAAAAATGCCACACATCAAAAAAGTATTGGAAGCCGACGCTTTTACGACTATGTTAAGTGGTATTTTGGGAACCAGTAGCACCGTGACCTATATTGAATCTGCGGCGGGAATTGCCAACGGAGCGCGCACGGGATTAAGCTCAGTTTTTACTGCCTTGTTTTTCCTTTTTGCCATGTTTTTTGCGCCCATCATTGGGATTGTGCCCGCTTATGCCACGGCACCCGCTTTAATTTTGGTGGGAATTTACATGGTAAAACATTTGGTGAGAATTGATTTTAGTCAATTATATTTAGCTGTGCCGGTGTTTTTAACCTTGATTTTAATGCCACTTACTTATAGCATCAGCTCAGGGATTGCCTTCGGCTTTGGAAGTTATTTAATTCTCTGCGTGGGAACAGGACGGTTTAGAGAAATTCACCCAATTATGTGGTTCATCGGGTTGCTTTCGATTTTTGAAATTGTAGTATCTCTCTTACGCTAA